From a single Centropristis striata isolate RG_2023a ecotype Rhode Island chromosome 14, C.striata_1.0, whole genome shotgun sequence genomic region:
- the LOC131984252 gene encoding gasdermin-E-like translates to MFSKATANFVRHIDHEGSLIHVSRINDSRKLVPMKLVIIGHRFWLWQKPKYRMTEFTLSDVLQGDEVLRTKVSMDDFVTYKGTYGDKLYGKVNAEAGPANLTVEGQGTYKLQSCFGELKKEGLELKDLLRESSSRLVNMQHPQVQQLERRANVLAVVKDTIITTTSCSITQTRKEQCTFQGMLRIVGMLGKSVQVCVDDSNNIEANSDVSMEIPAGTVIAYSILELEIKKNGNFNICLPGTIGGIEADSPLSWPSHVSLDEMDSKHNGEKARDEGPLQNGSHDMDLSPLAELPKSTRLALFKGLQGTLRDRMALSYMEYLLEKLRSGETLYAAELEELPETQRELLSAILDQPVTDSHAENGQCGVPACLKAAHMLVSAMEELPDETLSLLCDSNPDFLEAFHTLMCRLKKSSGPLSIQCLPVPLQDRQAFQLAEQLLSSVSVTLKRDSSRLWMETGNEAGFLPLVLSLSTHGLSWLCKGQK, encoded by the exons ATGTTTTCCAAAGCCACTGCCAACTTCGTCCGTCACATTGACCATGAAGGAAGCCTCATCCACGTGTCCCGAATAAATGACTCACGCAAACTGGTTCCCATGAAACTGGTCATAATAGGCCACCGCTTCTGGTTGTGGCAGAAGCCCAAATATCGGATGACAGAATTCACCCTCAGCGACGTGTTGCAAGGCGACGAGGTGCTCAGAACTA AAGTGTCCATGGATGATTTCGTGACTTACAAGGGCACGTATGGAGACAAACTCTACGGGAAGGTGAACGCTGAGGCTGGCCCTGCCAACCTCACTGTGGAGGGGCAGGGTACCTACAAACTCCAGTCATGTTTTGGCGAGCTGAAGAAAGAGGGACTGGAACTGAAGGATCTGTTACGGGAGTCCAGCAGCAG GCTGGTGAACATGCAGCATCCGCAGGTGCAGCAGCTGGAGAGGCGAGCTAACGTGCTGGCAGTGGTGAAGGACACGATCATCACCACCACATCCTGCTCCATCACCCAGACCAGGAAGGAGCAGTGTACCTTTCAGGGCATGCTCAGGATAGTGGGCATGCTGGGAAAAAGTGTTCAG gtgtgtgtggaCGACAGCAACAACATCGAGGCAAACAGTGATGTGTCCATGGAGATCCCTGCTGGTACAGTCATTGCATACAGCATCCTGGAACTGGAGATTAAAAAGAATGGAAACTTTA ATATATGCCTACCTGGCACAATAGGAGGCATTGAGGCAGACTCGCCTCTGTCCTGGCCATCCCATGTTTCCTTGGATGAAATGGACAGCAAGCACAATGGGGAGAAGGCTCGAGACGAAGGACCTTTGCaaaatg GATCACATGACATGGACCTGTCTCCTCTGGCAGAGCTCCCAAAGTCAACTCGACTTGCCTTGTTCAAGGGACTCCAAGGAACTCTGAGGGACAGAATGGCTCTGTCATATATGGAGTATTTG CTGGAAAAGTTGCGCAGTGGTGAAACACTCTATGCGGCCGAGCTCGAGGAGCTGccggagacacagagagaattattgtcagccatattggaccAACCCGTCACAGACAGCCACGCTGAGAACGGCCAGTGTGGGGTCCCTGCTTGCCTAAAGGCAGCTCACATGTTGGTCAGCGCCATGGAAG AGCTGCCTGATGAAACTCTGAGTCTCTTGTGTGACAGCAATCCTGATTTTCTGGAGGCCTTCCACACCCTG ATGTGCAGGCTAAAGAAGAGCAGCGGCCCTCTCTCCATCCAATGTCTTCCAGTCCCGCTGCAGGACCGCCAGGCATTCCAGCTGGCAGAACAGCTGCTCAGCTCCGTCAGCGTGACGCTGAagagagacagcagcaggttgTGGATGGAGACGGGAAATGAAGCAGGATTTCTCCCATTGGTCCTCTCACTCAGCACACATGGATTGTCCTGGCTGTGCAAAGGACAAAAGTAG